The Narcine bancroftii isolate sNarBan1 chromosome 8, sNarBan1.hap1, whole genome shotgun sequence region AGGCTTTCTGTTCTATTGGTCTACAATTCTGACTCTAAAGAGAGTAAAGTTGTGATAAGAGTCATGGAAATTAAAGTCAGTGCCACAGCTTTGTCATATGTCCACCTAAACGTGTGCATCGTATTGGATTTCGACTCGCcaaaaaacagaattaaaatagTAAAATCAGTCGTCCTCCAATCTCATGGCAACTGTTTCCTGAGATTAGGTTTTCACGGGCTCCAAACAATTACAGTATTAATGTTCTCCGCATCATATGGCCTCACACAATGTCAATTTGATAAGGGAGGTGACATGAAAGCAGGTGATTCAAATCAATACAAGGCTGCCTGATAATAGAAAAGAGACAAACTTGATTGTATTTGCAGAAATTATTGAAGAATAAAGAATTTgtttccaataaaaaaaatgccTAATTAAAGGGATCAGTAAACCCCAGATGAAATTCCATTCAGACAGAAACTAGTGGAACAAGAGGAACATAAATAAGCTTATTCCACACTGACAAAGTAAAAGGAAGGGATTACACAAAATTAAACAaggagaaaggaaaatgtaattaAAGGGAAAGTGAGGATCTTTAACAAAGTAAATTATATTTCTGGGCACATGGTGCTATTAGGAGAAGAGGGTCGCAGTTGATGTGGTTCCTCTCCCAGAGAACTCAGTGCCTTCTACGCCCGATTTGACAACAGTACagggaagaaccacccctccacatCCCCATATCCCCTGACAATCCCATCCTGTCTGCATCTGAGGATGGTGTGTGTGCTGTCTTCAGGGgaatgaatccgaggaaagcatccggccCAGATGGAGAACCTGGTCAAGTATTTAAGATCTGCACTGATCAAGTTATCaaagtattcacagatatcttcaatatctcactccagcagggtgtggtccccacctgtttcaaataagcttcaatcataccggtgcccaagaagagtgtagtgacCCCTGATGATATACCCCTGATgatatcgaccagtagcacttacatcaacagtgaggaagtgctttgaaaggctggtgttgaagcaaattagctcctgtctgagcggtgacatggatacacTCCAGTTTGCCcattgcagcaacaggtctatagcagatgccatctcactggctctacacaaagccctggaacaccagaacaccaaagatgcattcatcaggatgctctttatcgactacagtttggtatttaaactgtcatcccctcaaaactgatcagaaaactccaagacctggaaccaACATCcccctgtgtaattggatcctggatttcctcacctccagaccataatcagtgaggattggtaagaaatctcctccataatctccatcagtaccggggCCCCACAGGGGcagtactcactttacacctacaaccctgtagctcagtacgacaataacatcatctacaaatgtgCCGACAATACgatggtaatgggttgtataaaggaaggggatgagtcagcgtacaggagggagattgaaaccttGGCCGAATGATGcagcaacaacaacctcacactcaatgtcaccaaaactaaggatctgatggttgacttcaggaagggaaagccagaggtgtacaatccagtgatcattgggggatcagaggtggagagggtgagcaaatttaggttctttggagtcactatctcggaggatctttcctggtcccaacacactaatggcatcgtgaagagagcacatcagcacctctacgtCCTGAAGGGTTTgtggaggcttggtatgacaccagaaaccctgacaaatttctacagatgtgtggtggaaagtgttctgaccggctgcatcacagtctggtttggggaccccaataccactgagtgtaaagccctgcaaaaggtagtggacagagcccaggacatcacaggttaaaaccttccccactatggaatgctgccgtcagagagcagcagcaatcatcaaagacccacaccacccagcacacactctgttctcactgctgccatcagaaaagaagtataggggccacaagactcgcaccaccagtttcagtaacagctgctacccctccaccatcagactcctcaatgacaaactcaattagagattcatttaagcactcatacactttattgatttactttgttctctctgtattgcacagacagtttgtttacatttgttatctgtttatagtttttttatttgtttgcatatttacatttacactgtgtacagttcttttttttgcactaccaaatagtggtaattctgccgctcccgcaggaaaaaggaatctcagggttgtatgtactctgacaataaatctgaaatctgatatggTGGTGAATGGAAGATAATGTTATTAAAAACTTCCCATCCTATTCCACAAGCTGAGCAAAATACAGTAGAATAAAGTATGAACAggaaaaatgaaactggaaataaAGCTGGAGAGAAGCTAATACCATATCACATACAGTATCTGAGAAAAGTCAAATGAAATATGTGGCACCGAAACTATGCAGCAATTTAGAGAGCCATAAAATTCCATTCCAGTTCATTGCCCAGCATGTAGAAAATGTCAAGTCGAGTCTTTTTGAGTAGCTCTTGTTATTTCCACTACTTATTTTCTTTTGCCTGGAGAATATTAACTctcttttcaattattttttgtGGCTTATTCCAGGAATGCATAAGACTGGCACAGTGTGTTTATTTTTGATCTGTACCCAACATGATATTTTCGACTTATGGTGCAAGTCCTGGAACCAAATCCCATCGTAAGTCAAGGTCTACCTGCACAATGGTAACTCTTAATTTTCTTCCAGATACCAGTTCACTGATGTACTCTTTATTGCCTCCCTATATTTTACCATATTCTGTATAAAAAGTCATCACATCTGAAAGTGAATGGAcaaatcataaaaagggaaaactTGAATGCTTTTGCATAATGTGTTCCATAGTCAAGGAGTTCAGTGAACCCAGGATAAAAACATGTCACACTTTAAAAAGGGTTTTGATCATGTTTACAAGTCAGGCAACattagaaacacaataaccatCATCTGGACAGCAAGATCCAATGTGCTACATTGTGAGATCTCTCTTGCTCTCCAAGATATGTGTTCCCCTAAATCTGACTTCTTGTGCAGACCCGAAGTTAACTGAACCAACATCGGAATTCCTTCCAAAACCTAGAGGACAataaagggagggaaggggatcaGCAGGAGGGGTCCAGAAGTGCCTTgataaatttaattccttctgtGGAGACATCTGGAGTAGTTCAGGAAAAGGTGTTTGCATTGGCAATTCGGTCTCGAACAAGAGGGTGTGGATTCAAGATCACTGGCAAATAGAAGCAAAGGGCAGGTGTGAATATTCCTTTCACCAGGGTACATTAAATGACCTGAAATTAACTTGGTAAAAGGACAATGGAAGACCATGAGCGggaataggttattcagcccatcgagtctaccctgccaatcaaccatgagctgatccattttcccactcagccccattgcccagccttctccccataacctttgatgctctggcatCAATGAACCAGATGGATTTTTGCAGTCACCATTGaattgaaaaattttttaaatgatcatctTCCATAATTGTATATGATTTAATATTAAACATTTGTGAGGCTTGCGGAGACATCTTGATCTTCACTGCTCTGGTATATGATTCAGTGTTCTTGATCAGCCTGGTAGATTTAACGCATCTTCCTATACCCTGATCTTGTTGTGTCATTTGAAGTAGCTATCATTGCTCTAGTAGACCTGTGCACTACAACAATGTTCTATTTGGCATATATGTAAAATAATTATGCTTGAAAATCGTGGGCATAACAAAAGCCTACTCATACTGAACATCTTATTTTGTGTCCCAaaggaaaatgctcatgtggCTGTTCCCAATTCTGGCGATAAACAACAGGCCTGAGAACCAATTGAGCGATTGTCCTTTAAATAATTCAAGAAATATGGGGATTGCTGTCAAATCccacatttattgtccatccctgattaatttctaaaatgaGTGCCGTTCTTGATCACAAAAGATGGGGACTGTGGAGTTGCATGCATGGAACTCCACTCCACAAAGCAGAGACTGGATTTTGCCCTTTCCTGAAAGACATCAATGAATCAGATGGATTTTGAAGTCACCATTTAATTAATCGCTTCAATTTGACATCTGTTTAGGTGAGATTTGAACACACATCTCAAGTCCAGAAGGTGAAGCATAATGTCACCTTAACATATGTTTGCAGCTGCATTCTGATGAGATATTTACAAATAATAAACATTTTTGTACTTGTGTCAGCAGGAACCTTATCTACTGTAAGCCTAAGTTTTTTTGGtctttttacatttatttgttcacTTGTTTgtctttgaaatattgtgtgattGACTTACCTTTCAGAATAACCACTTGTCATGTCCTCCATGTGGCTAAAACTCATAACCAATTAATCCTTCATTTTTGGTTTCAACACCATGCATTAAAATTCAATATAACTGTGTACTTTGAAATAATGGGTCTGTATGCCACCAAACTTCACTGACACAGACAGGAAGGCAGTTTAATTACACTTATGCAGAATGCTCTGTACACAATAAATGCTGTACTCCTCCAGTAAGATGACATCCCTGTTTGGTCATGCATAAGTCAACAATTTCATTGGAAGGTCATTGACCTGACATTTTAAgtctttttctttcattcacagatactgcctgacctgctgcaattttccatcattttctgtttttatttaacaaTACAAGGGTGTTTATCACCCATCCACCCACCATTTCCTGCcctattccaaatgaaacatacCGACTCTTTATAACAGCACAATACCAAGGGTATTGGCAGTCAAGGTATACAGAACAAAATTGGCTCCATCACATAAAAGTGAATTTATGTCTTCATTAAAGAACAAATGGAAAGTCAAGGCTGCTGGACACCAGGGAAACAAACAAACTTTTGGCTGCTAAATAATAGTTTGCTCAATCAGAATGCCAGAAAGTTTAAATACCTTAGAAAGACCAAGAGTCTTGTCTACATTTATTTGCTGAAAATAATGTCAAGTGACATTCACATCATTCATCATGTTTTAAAGTTGTCTCACATCAAATGAAATAAGTGAGCACTGGGGCACATGTAACAGTGTAATATAAATTGTGACATATTTTAGAATTAATTGTGGGTTATTTTAATCCAATGCAGTGATCTGTGGGTAAGGTCAATGCAGTCTACCAACATTCTCTGTTCATACTCACAcaagaacacagaaatgctggaggagctcagccattctccataggagataaagatatattaccaacatttcggcctgagtcctttttcaaggtatctttacctcctatggacacagcaaaaccaactgagttcctccagaattctgTGCTTTGActactgttatgtctctgtgttacttgggaggcttcttaaataacttagagatacaagattcaaataacagaagagactttactgacTGATGCCttctaccatctcaggaaactgttcacacgcacacacatcgATATACAAACGCCCCCACAGTagtgcactacagtgagaagggtgtattcttgagcagttacaaaatagttcacattatcctagcTATAGAACAACTACAATcatatgtctgcagacttttgtgtttcactcacacAAGAAGTCTGCTTACTGGGCTGTCCGTGTCTAGGACCTCCTAGACACAAGGGGCAATGAAGTAAAGGGgtaggaaaggaataaaatagtcaattgcaaaataaaacatttttttcctgatGCTTGATGGTTATAAGTCGATACCAAAAGGAAAGTGTACAACTTTTCATTTCAAGGAGTGCAGAATTTCTCAACAAGCAAAGAACCAGCATTGAAATGTCTCAAAAGAGCAAGCATAATACCAGGAAAATGACTGTGATGGAAACAGTTAGACAATAATAAATAGTGACATTTGTGGTATAAAATGGAATTGCATACATGGAATAATAACAATAGCCTATTACTAATTGAATGAAATGCCTACCAAAACTGTAAAGGGATATGAAAGATCCTCTGTAAAAATGTGCCAAATAACTGTGAAATAGACATGTTATTAAAACACCAGCCTGATATGTGGGAATCAGTACAAAAAATCAATCAAAAATGAGGTTACCTGTGAATTCAATGTCCTTGTGAAGTAGTGATGAGGAGATGGATTCTGAAAGCTAGGTCTGAATCCATTCTAATGGGATGGTAGTCTCCTTTCTCTGCTGGCTGCATTGATCCATTGTGATTAATCCAGGAGATTTTCACTCCAGTTCCATGCTCAGATCGGAAATCATGATTTGTCATTTGGCTGGCTTGATAGAATAGGTGGAAAGGATAGAaaacagagcacctggaggaactcCCAACAACGTTACATTGAATCATTTTGTGGCAGCTCTTAGAAACCACTGGAACTGAGCTTCCAACCAAAGAATCTCTGTCCAAATTGTTTTTCAAACAATGATTTTCAAGCACATAACGCCATAACAAAGAGGAACTGAAAACCTTGGTAGATGCACTGTTCatcatttttgtaacatttattattattattattaggcATTTCAGATGAAAAAGTATTCATTCccttaaaaaaaagcaacatccAGGTTCATCAAAAATCAAGCATAACATCAATGAAGAACTATAAACATATTAttcaatcctttttttaaatggaataatAATGAATTGTAAACACTTGATGCACTGGATGCatattacatatatacatacaagaAATCGAGGCATAAAAAGACTAAACCAGGAGATACACTTGCAATGAGTGAAGATCTTGAGTGATAGAGATCATTTCTCATGAGTGAGTTTAATATCTGTATTTCATTGTGTGCTCCAGTAAACAACTAATGgcaaaagaaacaaaataatcaaaattTATGATAATAACCCCTTTAAAATTGGGTCATAGTACACACTAAAAACAAAAATTAGAAAAGACACTGAATGTTAGTAAATGCAAGATCATCATCAGTAGgagaaatagaagagcagattattcaTTAAATGGTGCAAAACTACAGCAGGTGCTGTTGTACAGAAGgtcttgggagggcttgtgcatgaatcgcaaaaggttgggttgcaggtacaacaggttattaagaaggcaaataacaTCAGCCTTCATCActtgagggattgaattcaagagcagggaggtcatgctgtaactgtacaaggtcctggtgaggccgcacctggagtactgggtacagttctggtctccatacttgaggaagggtaTACTGGCCTCGGAGGCagcccagaggaggttcaccaggttgatcccagagatgagggggttgacctatgaagAGACACTAAATTGTTGGGGATTATACTTACTcattcgaattcagaagaatgagagatcttagaGAAGCATAAAATTTTGAAAGGGAGAGATAagacagaggcaggaaaattgttttcactggtaggtagGTGAgaacagaactaggggacacaggctcaagattcaggggagtagatttaagctggagatgaggaaaaactgtttttcccagagagtagtaaatctgtggaattctctacccagggaaacagttgaggtgacttcattaaacatatttaaggttcagttagataaatttacataaaaaaggaatgaagggatatggggaaaaggcaggtaggtagagttaATGatcatatcagccatgatcttattgactggcggagcaggctcgacggggaggatggccaactcctgctcctatttgttaTGTTCTTATGAAGAAATCTCCTCACAAGTCTCTCTACAGTTGATCAGGTGCCGATGGAGGAAttcatgagcccttcttccagaAGGACTCGTTTGGGGAGCTCATGAActcaagccaaaaaaaaattatttcaggtTAGGCTGCTTTGAAATTAAATTCTACAGCATGAGGAAGGCATCAGAAAACAACTTTGGACAACAAAGGTGACGTTATAAGACATAATAAGAAACATGACATTATAAGAAAAAAGCTCATCAACAATGGACCATATTCAATTTGATCACATTGCTAAATTTACCATGATCTGTACTTGGAATAAAATAGAACATTGTGCCCCATGAcacacaacaacaaaaaaagcaaCTCAGCATTCATATTTAAAGTGTGTTATTGGGTGTCCAGCAACATCAATTAAAGCTTAAAAGTTGAGCTATTGCCAAACatttacataaactaaataattaattttgttttcacACACTTTTGACATTCATTTGTCTCTCATTTTAACATTGCAATTACCAATAACCTAAGTTTAATGGCATGTATAATATTTCAATTTGCCGGTGGCACCAAACACAAGAGGAAGGTGatatgaaaaaaatttttttaaacacacaccTTACCCAACCACAGGTGGGTTCCATTGTGTCCAGCTTGGAAAGCCAAGTTCAGTAACAAAATGAAACAAGGATTTGGAAGACTGAGTTGGGAAGACAGGGGGTAATCAATGCAGAAAAATACAAGGCAGTGCATTTTGAGTTCAAGCACATGGAAAATAATGTAAAATAGGTTGGGAAGCTGGTGGAAGTCGATGGACAAATTATCCATGATAGCCACTCAGACCGAGAGAACCAGGTTTTGTCAGTGATGCTTTTAAATACCAAACCAAGGAAACGATGTTAATGTGCCGTACATTTTCAAAAAATCTGTGTGAACCCTATGAAAGCAACACTGGAAGACCATTACTAGAAATGACGTTTTTTTATTACACCAACAAGACTGAGGGTGGCCTGTTGATCGTCCGGGTCAGGAAGGGTAATCACAGAGAAACCTAACTATTTGTTTCTGCTGTGTTGTGAAACAGTTGCAAGAAAAGCTCTAATTAAAATCATTGCAACCCCAAAAAAAAGGGAAggtttaaaggaaaaaaaaatcttacacaAGAGGTTGTTAgaatgtggaattctctgccactgCCCATTGTTGAGTAGTCCAGAAATCATGAGAAACAAGGCTAGATAGGTGGCAGAGAGTGATTAGAGCAGCTGAATtgtggagaaagaagcaaaagaaggtGATGGGTTGAACAGGCACTGCTGCAGCCTCCACTCAGACATGAACCAGAAACAAAAACAGCAATAAAGTGACATTTACATGTATAGTGTTTAACAGTGCAAGTTAAGAAAAGATATCTGAGCAAGATTAGTTGAAGAGGAGAATAGAGAAACTCTGTGTCCTGGACTTCGAGCTTTGTGTAACCATTTAAAAGGAAAAGCAAATTCTTCAGAATTACTAAAGTCATCCCAAATTCTGGAGAGTAACTGCACTCTACTACTATATGGAATGTCcacagcacattttttttttgttccaggttCCAATGTATAGAAATTTAATTGCATCTGTTCTTCTCATCTCAAAGGGCAAGTATTCATTGTGGAAAACAATGTATTCAACTGTGTTAACTGCCTATTTAAACCAGCCCCAAAAAGAAATCTTCAGCTGCGATTAACACTGACCTCCAAAATTGGAGGTAACCATGCATCCAATAAATGGTTAATCTCCAACtggaatatataataaatcaaagatGTCCACAAATGGACAACTTGTAAATTAGCATGAAAATGGACATTTGAGATCTGCAGATATTCAAAACCAAATGGCTATCCCATCTAAATCCTGAAGAAGGCCAAAatcttatgaatgtttttctacaTTGACCTAGTCATTCCAGTAATGGGCACGAGAATCTAATTTTATTGGAATACTGGCGGTAACATTTAGGATTGTAAAAGTGATTGGGAAGAAACACATCCTTTGGAAGTAGATGGGTAAGCAAAGTTCAGAGAGATTTCTTTAAAGCAGACATGGTGAACCAGTTTATCAATTCAAGTGTAGAGCAACTGTCAAATTGCTACAACTTTTTTTTCCTTAGagttttattttcttcttcttacAGCTTGCAGACCCTTCCAGTGGGCAACAGATATACAAATCAGGAATACAGTTTTTAAACAACATTTTAATGTTACTAAAAAATAAACCGGTTTTAGATTATATTTCAGTCTAAACTCAGCCTAGCACCTTTAATAATTAAACAGTGCTGCTTCTTTACGTGATCATGTATCAATTTCACAATGTACCCATTTTGCTCAGAAAATTGATTGATGATTTTTATGGCAAGCACCAAAAATTAAAAGAACTTCTCAAACGTCAAGTAAGGAGATTATAAAACAGAGTGATGGAATAGGAAGAGAACAGGGAAAGAAATCACAGGCAAATACACCAATGTTGATCAGAACATTCATTCAGGAGTTTATTTTAATGTTCTTTAGATATCATTTCTGGGTAAGATGTCTTCATCACTTGATTTACTTTTATCTGTGTGGCCCTGCCATATAATCACTGTTTCGGGGGCCATTTCTTGTGGACGTTGCACTACCTCCTTGACAGTTGCAGTTGGGGCAGTGGTGATGGTGTGGTGGGGGTCTATGATGGTGAACTGAAGATGCTGATGACATGGAAATAGCCGAAGCAGCCGCCATCATGGGCATGGAAAACCACGGATTGCAAAATGGCAACATGCTGGCCAGATGTGCTTGGGCAGCAGCTGCAGCAAGGTCAGGGTACATGCCTTGGAAACCCGGCATCCCCATCATAGGTCCAAAGCCCCCAGCCATGGGGGGCATGAGATGGTACACGGAGGTAGCTGAAGTCGTACTGCTGGTCTCCACAGCATGATTACCAGCCCGGATCAGGCCACCATGTTGGGATGGATGAAACTGAGTCATTTGGTTGACCTTGGTGCTTTGCTCTGCAGCTAAATGGTCAGCTGATCTCACTGCCAAGGCAGTGGGTGCTGGGTTCCCAGAACCACTTGTGTTTCCAGTATTCGTGATGCGTTGATTGCTGAGGTTATTTTCAAATACAAATTTTTGCTCACTTTCCCTCCTAGGTGAGACTAAGTTGTTCTGCTGTATAGCTAATGTCTCTATGAGTTGCCTTTGGCCTCCTGCTGTCCCCCCACTGACAGGGAAGTCACTACTGGAATCCCCTTCTGTGCAGTTAAGATTAGGAATCGCACTTTTAATCCCAACTCTTCGCTTCATTCTAGGCAGCAGATGAGGGTAATCTCTTCTGAAATTCAGGTTATGGTAAAACtgaaactgaaataaaaatacCATCATTTTATTAATCACTAAATGGACATCATTCTCCTAACTTTTCCAATCCAGCATTCTTTTGGATCTGTCCTGTAATGGGGGCACTTGGCAGCACAAGACTGTGGTTTGGCTTCAAGGGAGTGGAACTGTAGACATCCATAGTGACTATTTCATTAATGGAAATGACCGCCAGCTCTAACTGGATGGTGAAGATGGTTACATGActacctataaccatataacaattacagactACGGGAAGTCAAAGCAAATTCCTCTTGGGGCTTCTTTCAAGTCTTTACTGACAAAGCAAAATAGGGATCTGGGGATAATCATAGTTCACTCAGTGGTAGAATTGCTGACATGCAGCCATGAATGTTTTTCGCCAATAAGGAATGCCCAACATATGCCATACATAATTGGTATGTTTGTTTTACTTGTATACACATTAGTTGATGTCCTCAACCCAGACTACAAGTGAAATGGATGATGTGCCACCCCAGCACATATCTAACTTCCCCAAGAACTTTCATCATCACAGAGAGAttcaacatagaaacaggcccttctgcccaacagGAATTATGATGTGGCAGTTACAGAGACTTAGCCGGCAGAAGAACAGGATTGACTTCTGCAGGAACCGggatttaggtgttttaaaaggaataggatgggaggtaagagagggaggaagagcattactggtcagggacagTATCATGGCATTAGAGGGaatgtctactgagtcagtgttggtggaaatcagaaataggaagggagctatagGTCCCCAAAATAGCCCTCGGAACACCAAGGAACAGATGAgtgggcagattttggaatggtgcagacaTTAAAGTGTTTTGTCATGGGAAACTTGAACATCtctaatattgattggcacctccGAGGGATCGATGGGCCAGAATTTGTCAGATGTATCCACTGATTAGAAGAGAAGCcagactggatctagtactgggtaatgaacctggtcaggtggcgtaCCTCCTAGTGGGGGAGAATTTTGGTGATAAtaaaccacaactccctgagcttcagcatagctttgaacaaggataaaagcagactaAATAG contains the following coding sequences:
- the LOC138740253 gene encoding heat shock transcription factor, Y-linked-like; its protein translation is MSALQKPIKEEEDSEAGEDAPQQKAAEKSPGPSPAGSACEEAAAGDSELRTMLEENALQALTEESVLKRPRLVYYEEVGDTELMSLTFPKKLWKIVESDQFASIRWDDGGNCVVINEESFKKEVLERRGPSRIFETDCMKSFIRQLNLYGFSKIRQDFQRSASLSEFIAEEKGAVSMTKFQFYHNLNFRRDYPHLLPRMKRRVGIKSAIPNLNCTEGDSSSDFPVSGGTAGGQRQLIETLAIQQNNLVSPRRESEQKFVFENNLSNQRITNTGNTSGSGNPAPTALAVRSADHLAAEQSTKVNQMTQFHPSQHGGLIRAGNHAVETSSTTSATSVYHLMPPMAGGFGPMMGMPGFQGMYPDLAAAAAQAHLASMLPFCNPWFSMPMMAAASAISMSSASSVHHHRPPPHHHHCPNCNCQGGSATSTRNGPRNSDYMAGPHR